A window of Psychroflexus sp. ALD_RP9 contains these coding sequences:
- a CDS encoding helix-turn-helix domain-containing protein: MNFGEHIRSIREQKKLLLREVASQMNMDTALLSKLERGTRSARREQVIALAVALNENETELLKIWMADRITEMLKDQKDNIEILKIVEEKIKNFKDLE, translated from the coding sequence ATGAACTTTGGAGAACACATAAGAAGCATTAGAGAGCAGAAAAAACTGTTGTTGAGAGAAGTGGCATCACAAATGAATATGGATACCGCTTTGTTAAGCAAACTAGAACGTGGTACACGCTCTGCAAGAAGAGAACAAGTAATAGCTTTGGCAGTAGCACTCAATGAAAATGAAACGGAGTTGTTAAAAATTTGGATGGCAGATCGAATAACTGAAATGCTTAAGGACCAAAAAGACAATATAGAAATCCTAAAAATTGTTGAAGAAAAAATTAAGAACTTTAAAGATTTAGAATAA
- a CDS encoding tyrosine-type recombinase/integrase — protein MKKLKLQNEVFKMFVANYKEWLDILGYAESTVYYLPNHLKEFFHYLEQYNINNINDITTKTVKDYYSYLQQRVNERRSGALSKSYLNKHQQALKKFSEYLKNHNHKGINIHLKSEKQPTEEKLNILTQSEIKQLFRATEFSHSENRFKLRDKAILTVLYSCGLRRNEAVHLDLSDIYFDKERVFVRKGKNYKERFVPINRKNAEILEDYIYEARPEFYNAKATEALFVSQQGKRMQGMSFANRLKAIVQATNNKTIAEKEITLHILRHSIATHLLQQNVPLESIKTFLGHSSLESTQIYTHLLKTIENDGI, from the coding sequence GTGAAAAAGTTAAAACTACAAAACGAAGTTTTTAAAATGTTCGTTGCCAATTATAAAGAATGGTTGGACATCTTGGGTTATGCAGAAAGTACGGTGTATTACTTGCCAAATCACTTAAAAGAGTTCTTTCATTATCTGGAACAGTATAACATTAACAATATCAATGATATTACTACAAAAACGGTCAAAGACTATTACAGTTATTTACAACAGCGAGTTAATGAAAGACGAAGCGGAGCATTAAGTAAAAGTTATTTGAACAAACATCAACAGGCTCTAAAAAAGTTTAGTGAATACTTGAAAAATCACAATCATAAAGGCATCAACATACATTTAAAGTCAGAGAAACAACCAACCGAAGAAAAGCTAAATATACTTACACAATCAGAAATAAAGCAATTGTTCAGAGCAACAGAATTTAGTCATAGTGAAAACAGATTTAAATTAAGAGACAAAGCTATTTTAACCGTTTTATATAGTTGCGGATTAAGAAGAAACGAAGCAGTACACTTGGATTTAAGCGATATATATTTTGATAAGGAACGAGTGTTTGTTAGAAAAGGAAAAAACTATAAAGAACGTTTTGTGCCAATCAACCGAAAGAATGCAGAAATATTGGAAGATTACATTTACGAAGCTCGACCAGAATTTTACAATGCAAAAGCTACGGAAGCTCTTTTTGTAAGCCAACAAGGAAAGCGAATGCAAGGAATGAGTTTTGCTAACAGATTAAAAGCAATCGTACAAGCAACCAACAATAAAACTATTGCAGAAAAAGAAATCACACTACACATTTTACGTCATAGTATCGCCACACATTTATTGCAACAAAATGTACCATTAGAAAGCATAAAAACTTTTTTAGGCCATAGTTCTCTGGAATCTACCCAAATCTACACACACTTACTTAAAACAATAGAAAATGATGGAATATAG
- a CDS encoding restriction endonuclease subunit S produces the protein MEGLEISEVLYSEMLGHSISTRIDAEFFKKEYLIEDDIIENYGSKKLVSITDKIDVGFVGSMTSHYRESGIVLIQTKNISSFLLDLNSTIKITEDFHKSLQKSQINYQDILIARSGSFGKASIYLETETINSSDIIIIKANETFINPYFLTAFLNSIYGVNQMIRFASGGLQGHVNLTILEELKVPTLSEIFQESIGLLISTSYDCQKKSKRKYKQAESLLLNEIGLQNFTPSSEGINVKTLSNSFWETGRLDAEYYQPKYEEYENLIKKSKFSYIRDEYIHITKKSKKEKEGYNYIEIGDVNVGDGSNVSNYRLTEDLPANAKIAVKKGDILISKVRPYRGAVTIINSDLDDLIVSGAFTVLRSNPKSIYNNEVLKVLLRTEIYKDWLLQFNVGTSYPVIKDDDVLNMPIPHISEAKQNDIAKLIEESFALKKQSEHLLEVAKRAVEIAIEEGEEEALQYINQNS, from the coding sequence TTGGAAGGGCTGGAAATTAGTGAGGTTTTATATAGTGAAATGTTAGGGCATTCCATATCTACCAGAATTGATGCAGAATTTTTCAAAAAAGAATATTTAATTGAAGATGATATAATAGAAAATTATGGATCAAAAAAACTTGTTTCTATAACAGATAAAATAGATGTTGGTTTTGTAGGTTCAATGACAAGCCATTACAGAGAATCAGGAATTGTCCTGATTCAAACTAAAAATATAAGTTCTTTTTTACTTGATCTAAATAGTACAATTAAGATAACAGAAGACTTCCATAAATCACTGCAAAAATCTCAAATAAATTATCAAGATATACTAATTGCTAGAAGTGGTTCTTTTGGTAAAGCTTCTATTTATTTGGAAACAGAAACGATAAATTCATCTGACATAATTATTATTAAAGCCAATGAAACATTCATTAACCCTTATTTTTTAACTGCTTTTTTGAATAGTATTTATGGCGTAAATCAAATGATTCGTTTTGCAAGTGGTGGTTTACAAGGTCACGTAAATCTGACAATTTTAGAAGAGTTAAAAGTTCCTACATTATCTGAAATTTTCCAAGAGAGTATAGGCTTATTAATATCAACTTCATATGATTGCCAAAAAAAATCAAAAAGGAAGTATAAGCAAGCAGAATCTCTACTACTGAATGAAATAGGTTTACAAAACTTCACACCAAGTTCAGAAGGTATTAATGTTAAAACACTTTCAAATAGTTTTTGGGAAACAGGCAGATTAGATGCAGAGTATTACCAACCTAAATATGAAGAATATGAAAACTTAATAAAAAAATCAAAATTCAGCTACATTAGGGATGAATACATACATATAACTAAGAAATCAAAGAAAGAAAAAGAAGGTTATAACTACATAGAGATTGGAGATGTAAATGTTGGTGATGGTAGTAATGTTTCAAATTATAGATTAACGGAAGACCTTCCTGCTAATGCTAAAATTGCAGTAAAAAAAGGAGATATTTTAATTTCAAAAGTTAGACCTTATAGAGGTGCTGTTACTATTATAAACTCAGATTTAGATGATTTGATAGTGAGTGGTGCATTCACGGTTTTAAGAAGTAATCCTAAATCTATATACAATAATGAAGTATTAAAAGTTCTTTTGAGAACAGAAATTTATAAAGATTGGTTGCTACAATTCAACGTTGGTACTAGTTACCCTGTTATAAAGGATGATGACGTATTAAATATGCCGATACCTCACATAAGCGAAGCTAAGCAAAATGATATTGCTAAATTAATAGAAGAAAGCTTTGCTCTAAAAAAACAAAGTGAGCATTTATTAGAAGTAGCCAAAAGAGCGGTAGAGATAGCTATAGAAGAGGGGGAAGAAGAGGCTTTACAATATATCAACCAAAACAGTTAA
- a CDS encoding helix-turn-helix domain-containing protein yields MSSFGKKLTECRKAKNLSQKELASIFNTSHTTIGKYERDEMTPSIEAAKKLAKILDTTVGYLLGESDNANLFKDPKMLQRFQDISNLDDKDKECLLTTVDHFIKASKISAM; encoded by the coding sequence ATGAGTTCGTTTGGTAAAAAATTGACAGAGTGCAGGAAAGCTAAAAACCTATCTCAAAAAGAACTGGCGAGTATTTTTAATACGTCCCATACCACCATTGGCAAGTACGAACGTGATGAGATGACACCAAGTATTGAAGCCGCTAAAAAACTGGCGAAGATTCTCGATACTACTGTTGGTTATCTGTTGGGCGAGAGTGACAATGCAAACTTGTTCAAAGACCCTAAAATGTTGCAACGGTTTCAGGATATTTCTAACCTTGATGACAAGGACAAAGAATGTTTGTTAACTACCGTCGACCATTTTATAAAGGCTTCCAAGATTAGTGCTATGTAA
- a CDS encoding N-6 DNA methylase, whose amino-acid sequence MTLTEILKDSNYKLTQFQPEQIERLEATIFSKDVRGKETPYIKCLVRNKDIKLTPEEAVRQLYLMVLNEVYDYPFERMELEYAVSFGRQKKRADIVIFNKKDTRSIFLIVELKKPKLKDGKEQLKSYCHATGATIGVWTNGDSISRYNRRDPNYFKDIPDIPKSSQSLQEILQEKWTINDLIKNDELAKDKKSLKEKVKEMEDEVLANAGVDVFEELFKLIFAKLYDEMEGADDETRILEFKNAGETENELKDKIQRIFDLAKEKWQGVFADEAKINLSSSHLAICVSSLERVKLFNSNLEVVDEAFEYLINKSSKGEKGQYFTPRYVIDMCVKMMNPQEHETVMDTAAGSCGFPVHSIFHVWEQIIKDEGKEITHLFSAKKKTGRYSKYVRDNVFAIDFDEKAVRVGRTLNLIAGDGETNVIHLNTLDFERWRHNYKDSDWMDTYALGWRNLKKHRKIKNETSDNETYVNRDFNFDVLMANPPFAGDIKESRILAKYELGKKPNGKYQTKVGRDILFIERNLDFLKPGGRMAVVLPQGRFNNSSDKNIRDYIAEHCRILAVVGLHGNVFKPHTGTKTSVLFLQKWDDKLCPKVDDYPIFFATMQEPSKDNSGEKIYVTEKIVSFFNEENHLIEVKLDDYLEQYGTIEENTKYKIKASGKVIDGNEFAKLNLKVEEYTNLVKPIVTDKFKLDTHGHLIVKHDLYNHDGLTKDGIAEAFIEFAKKEKLSFVGKR is encoded by the coding sequence ATGACACTTACCGAAATATTAAAAGATTCCAACTACAAGTTAACCCAATTTCAACCTGAACAGATAGAGCGTTTAGAGGCTACTATTTTTTCCAAAGATGTAAGAGGAAAAGAAACTCCATATATTAAATGTTTAGTACGTAATAAGGATATAAAGTTAACACCCGAAGAAGCGGTTAGACAACTGTACTTAATGGTACTCAATGAAGTGTACGATTATCCATTTGAAAGAATGGAATTAGAATATGCGGTAAGTTTTGGTAGGCAAAAGAAACGCGCAGACATTGTTATATTTAATAAAAAAGATACCCGTTCTATATTTTTGATTGTTGAACTTAAAAAGCCAAAATTAAAGGACGGTAAAGAGCAACTAAAAAGTTACTGTCACGCTACAGGTGCGACAATTGGAGTTTGGACTAACGGAGATTCAATTTCACGATACAACCGTAGAGATCCTAATTATTTTAAGGATATCCCTGATATACCCAAATCTTCTCAATCTTTGCAAGAAATCCTTCAAGAAAAATGGACAATTAACGATTTGATAAAAAATGATGAGTTGGCAAAGGATAAAAAGTCCTTAAAAGAAAAGGTAAAAGAAATGGAAGATGAAGTTCTTGCTAACGCTGGAGTTGATGTTTTTGAAGAATTGTTTAAACTCATTTTTGCCAAGTTGTATGATGAAATGGAAGGTGCTGATGACGAAACTAGAATTTTAGAATTTAAGAATGCTGGAGAGACTGAAAACGAACTTAAAGATAAGATTCAACGTATTTTCGACTTAGCTAAAGAAAAATGGCAAGGAGTCTTTGCAGACGAAGCAAAAATAAATTTAAGTTCATCTCATCTAGCTATTTGTGTCTCTTCTCTAGAAAGGGTAAAGCTTTTTAATTCAAACCTTGAAGTAGTTGACGAAGCTTTTGAGTATTTAATTAACAAAAGTAGTAAAGGCGAAAAAGGTCAGTACTTTACACCACGTTATGTCATTGATATGTGTGTAAAAATGATGAATCCACAAGAGCACGAGACTGTTATGGATACTGCGGCTGGTAGTTGTGGATTTCCTGTACACTCTATTTTTCATGTTTGGGAACAAATTATAAAAGACGAAGGAAAAGAAATAACACACTTATTCAGTGCAAAAAAGAAAACAGGTCGTTATAGTAAATACGTAAGAGATAATGTGTTTGCCATAGATTTTGATGAAAAAGCAGTACGTGTAGGCCGCACATTAAACCTAATTGCAGGTGATGGGGAAACAAATGTAATACATCTAAACACCTTAGATTTTGAAAGATGGAGACATAATTACAAGGACAGCGATTGGATGGACACATACGCATTAGGTTGGCGTAATCTTAAAAAACACAGAAAAATTAAAAATGAAACTAGTGATAATGAAACTTACGTAAATAGAGATTTTAACTTCGATGTATTAATGGCTAATCCTCCATTTGCTGGAGATATTAAAGAAAGTAGAATATTAGCGAAGTATGAGTTAGGTAAAAAACCAAACGGCAAATACCAAACTAAAGTAGGTAGAGATATCCTGTTTATAGAGCGCAATCTCGATTTCTTAAAACCTGGCGGCCGTATGGCAGTAGTTTTGCCTCAAGGTAGATTTAACAACAGCAGTGATAAGAACATACGCGATTACATTGCAGAGCATTGTAGAATATTAGCAGTAGTAGGCTTACACGGTAACGTCTTTAAACCTCATACAGGTACTAAAACTTCGGTGTTATTCTTACAAAAATGGGATGATAAATTATGTCCTAAAGTAGATGATTATCCTATATTTTTTGCCACAATGCAAGAGCCTAGTAAAGATAATAGTGGCGAAAAAATCTATGTTACAGAAAAAATAGTATCATTTTTTAATGAAGAAAATCATTTAATTGAGGTAAAACTTGATGATTACTTAGAACAATACGGAACAATCGAAGAAAATACTAAATACAAGATTAAAGCTTCTGGAAAAGTAATAGATGGCAATGAGTTCGCAAAACTAAACCTAAAAGTCGAAGAATATACTAATTTGGTAAAGCCTATTGTAACAGATAAATTTAAACTTGATACTCACGGTCACCTTATAGTAAAACATGATTTATACAATCACGATGGCTTAACCAAAGACGGTATTGCCGAAGCCTTTATTGAGTTTGCCAAAAAAGAAAAACTGTCTTTTGTGGGAAAGCGTTAA
- a CDS encoding DUF6443 domain-containing protein has product MTSLQHFSSIAFLTIALCFSIMASAQDQDQNYIKTTSYRQATSNSITNPTTSQATESVQYFDGLGRPIQQVLKANSPSSHDIISFFSYDSLGRQTKEYLPFSDSLNPSSLSLRTNPLALQENFYTNRYGAADGVLAYSEKHLERSPLNRVFEQGAPGNDWQVQLAHDTDHTIKFDYQTNTQGEVKRFDVSFTDTTSTVPHILVDRGYYAPQQLYKSITKDENWQPNQAQAHDHTTEEFKNKLGQVVLKRTYDNGQAHDTYYVYDDYGNLSYVLSPELSYQLQADNFSADLQGGIAVPWTQVAKVDKSLADQYQKHLADYDDQSLVHQDLFETYGGQGGLVLQQDNGHLLVNINMNFANEIPLHKGMIADLKPLGNFKDTEVGRLQGLDYNYKLYIKSNQLYIEGQGKVSGLNLSLNSSQKLSYQRFFPWYELIDMPERERLDYKRAFNDLPEGTDLATAVIPNDYGAVGGLSVAVDQNNTVQFILNINTNVAVGLNPKLNLNLDLNRQIENRELAFLGHMDGPNAVFKLVNNHVQVQTQDFRQVGIFNQPPYQIQPIIRYPQKVKQSLIDGLGYIYRYDNRNNLVKKKIPGKGWEYIVYDKLNRPVLTQDAKLRQNHQWLFTKYDAFGRVAYTGKCSFIRHMGREFWQQLSYHNTNLYESRHPRQALIASGQLEIDYTNTALFSNNIEHLEIYTVNYYDDYNFDLRGLQAEASSIYSSNLNNGNFTTNTKTLATGGHVRVLGTDQWITSLTKYDDKARAIYTHSINEYLNSETKTHSKLNFIGEVLETTTTHDKNGLNPTNITIVDKFTYDHAGRLLKQTQNINQQGEELIVFNHYDELGQLISKKVGGQDSSNTNYQNTNGLQEIDYSYNIRGWLKSINDVDSPNPDQLFAFKLNYNNPEDNATTALYNGNISETHWRSQNTHNQKRSYAYHYDALNRIKAADYLTPHAMTGLFDGELENFSLSNITYDYNGNIMGLRRYGAKQDHSIGIIDQLDYTYQPNSNQLKAVNDTADDEGFKDGSHKAAYDYTYDVNGNMTHDKNKAITHIDYNHLNLPTKVIFNTSGYQNREISYIYDATGVKLKKIVNTGTFLQDDTANLGTITHTQYDNGFIYEYSGVNSPQLKFFSHPEGYLQPDNQGGFEYVYQYKDHLGNIRLSYKDNNGSLEIVEENNYYPFGGLHKGYNNVVNGTHHPYDYQGKENQEELGLNWHDFGARNYDTALGRWFNVDPLAEKYQDITPYGFVGNNPIIFIDPDGKQIAPGSQKEFDKQKQNIIAQRDKLQGKIDGLNAKAAEKGWSAKKLASRIGNMQDRVNGLNDAVSNLGVLESSKQVYSLDSGAAQNGVKLDTSTNEIVISYSGTALFTHETTHAGQFETGDIAFDSSTGNTLAQDVYDEVAGYKAQWAYDPSSVGGLNSQSQITPSWVQGVTDPATGNQPYKQGGTANTGISPVNINSTRNDLIKAYPQLKSTLQTLPANATLKSIVPTIYTKIK; this is encoded by the coding sequence ATGACTTCTTTACAACACTTTTCTTCTATAGCTTTTCTTACGATAGCCTTGTGTTTTAGCATAATGGCTTCTGCTCAAGATCAAGACCAAAACTATATCAAAACCACCAGTTATCGACAAGCTACCAGTAACTCTATAACTAATCCTACGACTTCGCAGGCTACTGAAAGCGTCCAGTATTTTGATGGTTTAGGGCGACCGATCCAACAAGTGCTTAAAGCCAACAGCCCGTCTTCTCACGACATCATCTCTTTTTTTAGCTATGATAGTTTAGGCCGACAAACTAAAGAATACCTCCCGTTTAGCGATAGCTTAAACCCGTCTTCTTTAAGTTTAAGAACCAATCCTTTAGCTCTTCAAGAAAATTTTTATACCAACAGATACGGTGCTGCTGATGGCGTATTAGCCTACAGCGAAAAGCATCTAGAGCGTTCACCACTCAATCGTGTCTTTGAACAAGGTGCTCCCGGAAATGATTGGCAAGTACAACTCGCTCATGATACAGATCATACCATTAAATTTGATTACCAAACCAATACCCAAGGTGAGGTGAAACGATTTGATGTGAGCTTTACTGACACCACTTCTACTGTACCGCATATACTAGTAGATCGTGGTTATTATGCGCCGCAACAGCTTTATAAAAGCATTACTAAAGATGAAAATTGGCAACCCAACCAAGCTCAAGCTCATGACCACACCACTGAAGAGTTTAAAAACAAGTTAGGCCAAGTGGTCCTTAAACGTACTTATGATAATGGACAGGCCCATGACACCTACTATGTGTACGATGATTATGGTAATTTAAGTTATGTCTTATCTCCTGAATTAAGCTACCAACTCCAAGCTGATAATTTCTCAGCTGATTTACAAGGTGGCATCGCTGTGCCGTGGACTCAAGTAGCTAAAGTTGATAAAAGCTTAGCTGATCAGTACCAAAAGCATTTAGCCGATTATGACGATCAAAGCCTCGTGCACCAAGACTTATTTGAAACCTACGGCGGTCAAGGCGGTTTAGTCTTGCAACAAGACAACGGTCATCTTTTGGTTAATATCAACATGAATTTTGCGAATGAAATCCCTTTACATAAGGGTATGATTGCTGACCTTAAACCTCTTGGTAATTTTAAAGATACAGAAGTTGGACGCCTACAAGGGCTTGATTACAATTATAAACTTTATATCAAAAGCAACCAACTCTACATCGAAGGACAAGGCAAAGTCTCTGGACTAAACCTTAGTTTAAACAGTAGTCAAAAACTCAGTTATCAAAGGTTTTTCCCTTGGTATGAGTTAATTGATATGCCAGAACGTGAACGCCTTGATTATAAAAGAGCCTTTAACGATCTTCCTGAAGGTACTGACCTTGCTACGGCTGTTATCCCAAATGATTATGGCGCTGTGGGTGGCTTAAGTGTGGCTGTTGATCAAAATAACACTGTACAGTTTATCTTAAATATTAACACTAATGTGGCTGTTGGGCTTAACCCCAAGCTAAATCTTAATCTTGACCTTAACCGACAAATCGAAAATCGAGAATTGGCTTTCTTAGGACATATGGATGGACCAAATGCGGTTTTTAAGTTAGTTAATAATCATGTACAAGTTCAAACCCAAGACTTTAGGCAGGTAGGTATTTTTAACCAACCGCCTTATCAAATACAGCCTATTATTAGATATCCCCAAAAAGTAAAACAAAGCTTGATTGATGGTTTAGGGTATATTTATCGTTATGATAATCGCAATAACCTTGTTAAGAAAAAAATACCGGGTAAAGGCTGGGAATACATCGTTTATGATAAACTTAACCGTCCTGTCTTAACCCAAGATGCCAAGCTAAGACAAAACCACCAATGGCTCTTTACCAAATATGATGCTTTTGGTAGAGTGGCCTATACTGGTAAATGTTCTTTCATCAGACATATGGGGCGTGAGTTTTGGCAACAACTCAGTTATCACAACACAAACTTATACGAATCTCGCCATCCTAGACAAGCTTTAATCGCTAGTGGACAGCTAGAAATTGACTATACGAACACCGCTTTGTTTAGCAATAATATTGAACATTTAGAGATTTACACCGTTAACTATTACGATGACTACAACTTTGACCTTAGAGGTCTACAAGCTGAAGCCAGCTCTATTTATTCCAGTAACCTTAACAATGGTAACTTTACCACCAATACCAAAACTTTAGCAACTGGTGGCCATGTGCGCGTTTTAGGTACAGACCAATGGATTACAAGCCTCACTAAATATGATGACAAAGCCAGAGCTATTTATACCCATTCTATTAACGAATACTTGAACTCTGAAACTAAAACCCACTCTAAGCTCAACTTTATTGGTGAAGTACTTGAAACCACAACAACACATGATAAAAATGGCTTGAACCCAACCAACATCACTATTGTTGATAAATTTACTTACGACCACGCTGGACGACTGCTCAAGCAAACTCAAAACATTAATCAACAAGGTGAGGAACTCATTGTCTTTAACCACTATGATGAACTCGGGCAACTCATCAGTAAAAAAGTTGGTGGACAAGACAGCAGTAATACAAATTACCAAAACACCAATGGTCTACAAGAAATAGATTACAGTTATAATATTAGAGGCTGGCTAAAAAGCATTAATGATGTTGATAGCCCCAACCCAGACCAGCTCTTTGCCTTTAAATTAAATTACAATAATCCCGAAGATAATGCTACAACAGCTTTGTACAATGGCAACATCTCTGAAACCCATTGGCGAAGCCAAAATACCCATAACCAAAAACGGAGCTACGCCTACCACTATGATGCCCTTAACCGTATTAAAGCAGCTGATTATTTAACACCGCATGCCATGACTGGTCTCTTTGATGGTGAACTAGAAAACTTCAGCCTTAGCAATATTACTTATGATTATAATGGCAATATTATGGGTTTAAGACGTTATGGGGCTAAGCAAGACCACAGCATAGGCATCATTGACCAATTAGATTATACTTACCAACCTAACTCCAATCAATTAAAAGCCGTAAACGATACAGCAGATGATGAAGGTTTTAAGGATGGCTCTCACAAAGCAGCTTATGATTACACCTACGATGTAAATGGCAATATGACTCATGATAAAAACAAAGCTATTACACATATTGACTACAATCACTTAAATTTACCTACTAAAGTTATTTTTAATACTTCAGGCTATCAAAACAGAGAAATTAGTTACATTTACGATGCTACAGGCGTTAAATTAAAGAAAATCGTCAATACAGGTACTTTTTTACAAGATGATACCGCAAATCTCGGGACTATTACACATACCCAATATGACAATGGGTTTATCTATGAATATTCCGGCGTCAACAGCCCTCAGCTTAAATTCTTCTCTCACCCAGAAGGCTACCTACAACCCGATAACCAAGGTGGCTTTGAGTATGTCTATCAATATAAAGACCATTTAGGGAATATTAGATTGTCCTATAAAGACAACAATGGTAGTCTTGAAATTGTTGAAGAGAACAATTACTATCCCTTTGGTGGACTTCACAAAGGTTACAATAATGTGGTGAATGGAACGCATCATCCTTATGATTATCAAGGGAAAGAGAACCAAGAGGAACTTGGTTTAAATTGGCACGACTTCGGAGCAAGAAATTACGATACTGCTCTTGGTAGGTGGTTTAATGTTGACCCATTAGCGGAAAAGTATCAAGATATAACGCCATACGGTTTTGTTGGAAATAATCCGATAATCTTTATAGACCCTGATGGTAAGCAAATAGCACCAGGAAGCCAGAAAGAGTTTGATAAGCAAAAACAAAATATCATAGCTCAAAGAGATAAGCTTCAAGGTAAAATTGATGGTTTGAATGCTAAAGCTGCTGAAAAAGGATGGAGTGCCAAAAAACTTGCCAGTCGTATTGGAAATATGCAAGATAGGGTTAATGGTCTTAATGATGCTGTTTCCAATTTAGGTGTTTTAGAATCGAGTAAACAAGTTTATAGTTTAGATTCTGGAGCAGCACAAAACGGTGTTAAGTTAGATACTTCTACTAATGAAATTGTTATCAGCTATAGCGGTACAGCATTGTTTACACACGAAACAACACACGCAGGACAATTTGAAACAGGCGATATAGCTTTTGATTCATCTACTGGTAATACACTGGCTCAAGATGTTTATGATGAAGTGGCAGGTTATAAAGCGCAATGGGCTTATGACCCTTCAAGTGTTGGTGGTCTTAATTCTCAAAGTCAGATAACCCCAAGTTGGGTACAGGGAGTAACAGACCCAGCAACAGGAAATCAACCATATAAACAAGGAGGAACAGCCAATACAGGAATAAGTCCTGTAAATATTAATTCAACACGTAACGATTTGATAAAGGCTTACCCACAGTTAAAAAGTACATTACAAACATTACCTGCAAATGCTACTTTAAAAAGTATAGTGCCTACCATTTACACCAAAATAAAATAA
- a CDS encoding RHS repeat-associated core domain-containing protein: MGWRCEGINTNPYISGSMGCKKLDTDFFNFLELVHSEKSASEEKKRINYYPFGGLHKGYNNVVNGTHHPYDYQGKENQEELGLNWHDFGARNYDTALGRWFNVDPLAEKYQDITPYGFVGNNPIIFIDPDGKQIAPGSQKEFDKQKQNIIAQRDKLQGKIDGLNAKAAEKGWSAKKLASRIGNMQDRVNGLNDAVSNLGVLESSKQVYSLDSGAAQNGVKLDTSTNEIVISYSGTALFTHETTHAGQFETGDIAFDSSTGNTLAQDVYDEVAGYKAQWAYDPSSVGGLNSQSQITPSWVQGVTDPATGNQPYKQGGTANTGISPVNINSTRNDLIKAYPQLKSTLQTLPANATLKSIVPTIYTKIK; encoded by the coding sequence TTGGGTTGGCGTTGCGAGGGAATTAATACCAATCCGTATATTAGTGGCTCAATGGGATGCAAGAAACTCGATACCGATTTTTTTAATTTTTTGGAGTTGGTACACTCTGAAAAAAGTGCGTCCGAAGAAAAAAAACGCATAAACTACTATCCCTTTGGTGGACTTCACAAAGGTTACAATAATGTGGTGAATGGAACGCATCATCCTTATGATTATCAAGGGAAAGAGAACCAAGAGGAACTTGGTTTAAATTGGCACGACTTCGGAGCAAGAAATTACGATACTGCTCTTGGTAGGTGGTTTAATGTTGACCCATTAGCGGAAAAGTATCAAGATATAACGCCATACGGTTTTGTTGGAAATAATCCGATAATCTTTATAGACCCTGATGGTAAGCAAATAGCACCAGGAAGCCAGAAAGAGTTTGATAAGCAAAAACAAAATATCATAGCTCAAAGAGATAAGCTTCAAGGTAAAATTGATGGTTTGAATGCTAAAGCTGCTGAAAAAGGATGGAGTGCCAAAAAACTTGCCAGTCGTATTGGAAATATGCAAGATAGGGTTAATGGTCTTAATGATGCTGTTTCCAATTTAGGTGTTTTAGAATCGAGTAAACAAGTTTATAGTTTAGATTCTGGAGCAGCACAAAACGGTGTTAAGTTAGATACTTCTACTAATGAAATTGTTATCAGCTATAGCGGTACAGCATTGTTTACACACGAAACAACACACGCAGGACAATTTGAAACAGGCGATATAGCTTTTGATTCATCTACTGGTAATACACTGGCTCAAGATGTTTATGATGAAGTGGCAGGTTATAAAGCGCAATGGGCTTATGACCCTTCAAGTGTTGGTGGTCTTAATTCTCAAAGTCAGATAACCCCAAGTTGGGTACAGGGAGTAACAGACCCAGCAACAGGAAATCAACCATATAAACAAGGAGGAACAGCCAATACAGGAATAAGTCCTGTAAATATTAATTCAACACGTAACGATTTGATAAAGGCTTACCCACAGTTAAAAAGTACATTACAAACATTACCTGCAAATGCTACTTTAAAAAGTATAGTGCCTACCATTTACACCAAAATAAAATAA